The genomic interval GGCGTCACCGAAATGTCCGACGCGATCGCCCTTGTAGTCTCGGAGGAGCGCGGAGAGATAACGGCCGCCGTCGCGGGCCACTTCTCCAAGCCGCTCAGCGAGGCGCAGCTGAAAAAGATCTGCAACCACTATTTCAGCTTTGAAAGCAAAGAGAGCAATTTTATGGACCGTCTGCGGGAAGAGATACAGCAGCAGTGGGCGGGAGGCGATAAAAATGTCTGACAGAAGAAGAATGATCGAAGCGTATATAATCAGGAAACTGCGGGCCGTAAACGATAGGCTTGTAAGCCTGAGCGATAAATTCGACTACAAGGGAGAGTCCGTCTTTCAGTCGAAGATATTCCTTGTCGGCGTGTCGATCTTTATCTCCGTCCTGCTGTGGGCCTTCGTCGCTCTTGACGGAAACTCGGACGCGGCGCGCACCGTAAGCGCAAATATCAAATATATAAACCTTCCGCGGGGCTTTTCTATCTACGCACCGACGAGGAAGGTTGAGCTGCGTATCGTTGGCAAGATAAATATGCTCTCCAGCGTGCAGGCCTCGGATATTGTCGCCGAGGTGGACCTCGCGAATCTGCAGGCGGGAAAATATAATCTGCCGATCCGGCTTGAGGCGCCGTCGTTCGCGCGTATCCGCAGCTGGCAGCCTTCGGTAGCGGAAGTGGAGATATACCGTCATGTCGAACGTACTCTCGCCATTACCCCCAAGACGGAGGGAACCGCTCCCGAGGGGATGGTCGTAAGTTCGGTGAAGCTCGATCCTGACAATGCGGTGATCAGCGGTCCAGAAAACGAGGTGCTTGCCGTGCAGGGGCTGGAGGCGGCTGTGCCGCTGGACAAGCTGGATGCCGATGGCAAGATGAGGGCTCAGATCGTTTTCAAGACAGCGGGAGATATGCAGTCTG from Cloacibacillus sp. carries:
- a CDS encoding CdaR family protein, with product MSDRRRMIEAYIIRKLRAVNDRLVSLSDKFDYKGESVFQSKIFLVGVSIFISVLLWAFVALDGNSDAARTVSANIKYINLPRGFSIYAPTRKVELRIVGKINMLSSVQASDIVAEVDLANLQAGKYNLPIRLEAPSFARIRSWQPSVAEVEIYRHVERTLAITPKTEGTAPEGMVVSSVKLDPDNAVISGPENEVLAVQGLEAAVPLDKLDADGKMRAQIVFKTAGDMQSVPLSQNRRLTVSPTETNAVVAFENEIVGERIPVKVSVVGQPQEGLQVESIKVIPDSVSIRGRSTAVKKMQSLVLPPVDISGLDQNIQLMIPMQPAEIDPDVEITGTDRARVEIRLSKKMGVKTFTNVPLIVEGAEPGKEWKVSPHSVSVTIEGPQIAIDTLGGSSVAPCELYIDVSNIVSKQMELPVLVKNLKKDFQVVQIEPEQILVTAVDEQ